The proteins below come from a single Rhodococcus sp. WMMA185 genomic window:
- a CDS encoding homogentisate 1,2-dioxygenase gives MAFYRHVGTIPPKRHTQHRDDSGQLYFEELMGEEGFSSDSSLLYHRNMPSAIVDATVWELPDQSTTPNHPLKPRHLKLHDLFPEPVWPDTDVVTGRRLILGNADVRISYVVAGKESPLYRNAIGDEMVYVESGSATVETVFGVLEAKQGDYVLLPMSTTHRWTPRGPEPLRAYAMEANSHIVPPKRYLSRFGQFLENSPYCERDLHGPAETLQGKGTDIQVLVKHRTSHGIVGTAMVYADHPFDVVGWDGCLYPYTFNVSDYEPITGRVHQPPPVHQAFEGNNFVICNFVPRKVDYHPLSIPVPYYHSNVDSDEIMFYCGGDYEARKGSGIGQGSISIHPGGYAHGPQRGAYERSIGVEFFDELAVMVDTFRPLELGEGALACEDPGYAWTWAGRGPGR, from the coding sequence ATGGCCTTCTATCGGCATGTGGGCACCATTCCGCCGAAGCGGCACACCCAGCACCGTGACGACAGCGGTCAGCTCTACTTCGAGGAACTGATGGGCGAGGAGGGGTTCTCGTCGGACTCTTCGCTCCTCTACCACCGCAACATGCCCTCGGCGATCGTCGATGCCACGGTGTGGGAGTTGCCGGACCAGAGCACGACACCCAACCATCCGCTGAAGCCGCGCCACTTGAAGTTGCACGATCTCTTCCCGGAACCCGTCTGGCCCGACACCGATGTGGTCACCGGGCGCAGGCTGATCCTGGGGAATGCGGATGTGCGCATCTCCTACGTGGTTGCCGGCAAGGAGTCGCCGCTCTATCGCAACGCCATCGGCGACGAAATGGTCTACGTCGAATCGGGCTCTGCAACTGTCGAGACCGTGTTCGGAGTGCTCGAGGCCAAGCAGGGCGACTACGTCCTTCTCCCGATGTCGACTACGCATCGCTGGACCCCGCGAGGGCCGGAACCGTTGCGCGCCTATGCGATGGAAGCGAACAGTCACATCGTCCCACCGAAGCGATATCTATCCCGGTTCGGCCAGTTCCTGGAGAATTCGCCGTACTGCGAGCGCGATCTACACGGACCGGCTGAGACCTTGCAGGGCAAGGGCACGGACATCCAGGTGCTCGTCAAGCACCGCACGTCACACGGGATCGTCGGAACGGCAATGGTGTACGCGGACCACCCGTTCGACGTGGTGGGCTGGGACGGGTGCCTCTACCCGTACACGTTCAACGTCTCCGACTACGAGCCCATCACCGGGCGCGTACACCAACCACCGCCCGTGCATCAGGCATTCGAAGGCAACAACTTCGTAATCTGCAACTTCGTGCCCCGCAAGGTCGACTACCACCCACTGTCGATCCCGGTGCCGTACTACCACTCGAACGTCGACTCGGACGAGATCATGTTCTATTGCGGCGGAGACTACGAGGCACGCAAGGGTTCCGGCATCGGTCAGGGTTCGATCTCGATTCACCCCGGTGGTTACGCCCATGGGCCGCAAAGGGGTGCCTACGAACGCAGCATCGGTGTCGAGTTCTTCGACGAACTTGCGGTCATGGTCGACACATTCCGCCCACTCGAACTCGGTGAGGGAGCGCTGGCCTGCGAAGACCCGGGATACGCCTGGACCTGGGCCGGACGTGGGCCTGGGCGATGA
- the fahA gene encoding fumarylacetoacetase: MTVLEIPAGSLFGLRNLPYGVFQPKDSAPRVGVRVGDWVVDLAATLGDDVFAQSTLNAFMAQGRARWTEVRRQVTELVQDGVAETAVFAVDEVTMHLPVAIADYVDFYASENHATNLGRLFRPDSEPLMPNWKHLPVGYHGRSSTVIVSGTDVVRPCGQRKPPGQSVPDFGPSRRLDIEAEMGFIVGVPTKLGETIAPDRFAEHVFGAVVVNDWSARDIQAWEYVPLGPFLGKSFATSISPWVVPLDALEAARIDTPTQDPEPLPYLRGEEKWGLDIDLVVEWNGHIVSRPPYSQMYWSPAQMLAHTTINGAAASTGDLFASGTISGREKNERGAFIELTWGGKEPVTIGDQTRTFLEDGDEISISATAPGVNGTRIGFGEVRSRILPATGGMQE, encoded by the coding sequence ATGACCGTCCTCGAGATCCCCGCCGGTTCGCTCTTCGGGCTGCGGAATCTGCCCTACGGCGTCTTCCAGCCGAAGGACTCGGCGCCGCGTGTGGGGGTGCGGGTGGGGGATTGGGTCGTGGATCTCGCCGCGACGTTGGGTGACGACGTATTCGCACAGTCCACCCTCAATGCTTTCATGGCGCAGGGACGCGCTCGCTGGACCGAGGTTCGTCGTCAGGTCACCGAACTGGTGCAGGACGGCGTCGCCGAGACCGCGGTGTTCGCGGTCGACGAGGTGACGATGCACCTGCCCGTGGCGATCGCCGACTACGTCGACTTCTATGCGTCCGAGAACCACGCCACCAATTTGGGGCGGCTGTTCCGTCCGGATTCGGAGCCGCTGATGCCCAACTGGAAGCATCTTCCCGTCGGTTATCACGGTCGTTCGAGCACCGTGATCGTGTCCGGCACCGACGTGGTCCGCCCGTGCGGGCAACGGAAGCCCCCTGGCCAGAGCGTGCCCGACTTCGGTCCTTCCCGTCGCCTCGACATCGAGGCCGAGATGGGCTTCATCGTCGGTGTTCCCACCAAGCTGGGGGAGACCATCGCGCCGGATCGGTTCGCGGAACATGTATTCGGTGCAGTGGTGGTGAACGACTGGTCGGCCCGTGACATCCAGGCGTGGGAGTACGTGCCGCTGGGCCCGTTCCTGGGGAAGAGTTTCGCGACATCGATCTCACCGTGGGTGGTCCCGCTCGATGCGCTCGAGGCTGCCCGCATCGATACTCCCACCCAGGACCCGGAACCTCTGCCGTACCTGCGCGGTGAGGAGAAGTGGGGTCTGGACATCGACCTGGTGGTCGAATGGAACGGTCACATCGTCTCGCGCCCACCGTATTCGCAGATGTATTGGTCGCCGGCGCAGATGCTCGCCCACACCACGATCAACGGCGCCGCGGCCAGTACCGGCGACCTTTTCGCCTCCGGGACCATCTCCGGGCGGGAGAAGAACGAGCGCGGTGCGTTCATCGAACTTACTTGGGGTGGAAAGGAACCCGTTACGATCGGTGACCAGACCCGCACCTTTCTCGAAGATGGTGACGAGATCTCGATCTCGGCGACCGCGCCCGGGGTGAACGGCACCCGCATCGGATTCGGCGAGGTGCGCTCCCGCATCCTCCCGGCGACCGGTGGTATGCAGGAGTAG
- a CDS encoding enoyl-CoA hydratase, with protein MNPNLTLTTVERDSGIAFVTLNRPEQRNPLSLEAMRDVTKELRRLGGDDAVRVVVVGASGPVFSAGHDLKEMVGRTLEEERAIFDACVEMMQAVQEIPQPVIASVQGAAVAAGCQLVASCDLVVASSNAVFGTPGVKIGLFCSTPMVALSRAIGRKRAMQMLLTGQNIDADTAADWGLVNLVVPAEDLDAQTRELAEQIVAASPLTVRIGKQAFYHQIDLPQDQAYTAMAETMATNAITCDAQEGMQAFVNKRTPRWRGR; from the coding sequence GTGAACCCGAACCTCACCCTGACGACCGTCGAACGAGATTCCGGGATTGCCTTCGTGACGTTGAACCGGCCCGAGCAACGCAACCCGCTCTCGCTCGAAGCCATGCGGGACGTTACGAAAGAACTCCGGAGGTTGGGCGGTGACGACGCGGTTCGCGTCGTCGTGGTCGGGGCCAGCGGCCCGGTTTTCTCCGCGGGACATGATCTGAAGGAGATGGTCGGCCGCACCCTCGAGGAGGAGCGGGCCATTTTCGATGCGTGCGTCGAGATGATGCAGGCGGTGCAGGAGATTCCGCAACCCGTCATCGCTTCGGTTCAGGGAGCGGCGGTCGCGGCGGGCTGCCAACTTGTGGCATCGTGCGATCTGGTAGTTGCGTCGTCGAATGCGGTGTTCGGTACGCCGGGTGTGAAGATCGGCCTGTTCTGCTCGACGCCGATGGTTGCGTTGAGCCGCGCAATCGGCCGCAAACGTGCGATGCAGATGCTCCTGACCGGTCAGAACATCGACGCAGACACCGCGGCGGACTGGGGGTTGGTCAACCTGGTTGTGCCGGCCGAGGACCTCGACGCGCAAACGCGTGAGCTCGCGGAGCAGATCGTGGCGGCCAGTCCGTTGACGGTCAGGATCGGCAAGCAGGCGTTCTACCATCAGATCGACCTGCCGCAGGACCAGGCATACACGGCGATGGCAGAGACGATGGCAACCAATGCCATCACCTGCGACGCGCAGGAAGGGATGCAAGCCTTCGTTAACAAGCGCACTCCGCGATGGCGGGGTCGATGA